The following are encoded together in the Peromyscus leucopus breed LL Stock chromosome 1, UCI_PerLeu_2.1, whole genome shotgun sequence genome:
- the Plekha4 gene encoding pleckstrin homology domain-containing family A member 4 isoform X4 codes for MEQGRPRSSLSLASSTSTTSSLSSPSTKKPTRAVHKVHAFGKRNNALRRDPNLPVHIRGWLHKQDSSGLRLWKRRWFVLSGHCLFYYKDSREESVLGSVLLPSYSVRPDGPGAPRGRRFTFTAEHPGMRTYVLAADTLEDLRGWLRALGRASRAEGEDGGLPRSPVRPQPGEGPGGPGGPPEVSRREEGRISESPEVARLSRGRGRQGMYTLSPAADLPSDTWSRRTRSPELFSSLSRPPSPLSLPRPRSAPARRPPLSAGDASSPARPHTPLSRIDVRPPLDWGPQRQTLSRPPTPRRGPSSEGRPPRSPQPWRQEPRTQSTQASSGSSTYLQLPPRPPGTRASMILLPGPPADSISHQSLETDTLLTKLCGQDRLLRRIQEDLDKRQEEKEQLEAALELTRQQLGQATREAAASGKAWGRQRLLQDRLVNVRAALCHLAQEREQVWDTYSSLEQDLGTLRETLEYLLHLGSPQDRAAAQQQLWMVEDTLAGLGGPQKQPSHTEPKSPSPAPQGEESSERESLPESLELSSSQSPEVDWGRPPGGDRALLSPRSGVGSPRVSRASSPEGRPPSSPLLKTKAPVARPRMSAQEQLERMRRNQACGLPLPRPASPRLLTLGRALSPAGRQPDLEQRVRRFQALHNLHANIWRPPGAGPQSLPGSSYRGFPVAQADDGLSRGKPRPQGRLSPARLTSSQ; via the exons GATAGCTCAGGCCTCCGGCTGTGGAAACGCCGTTGGTTCGTCCTCTCCGGTCACTGCCTCTTCTACTACAAGG ACAGCAGAGAAGAGAGTGTCCTGGGCAGTGTACTGTTGCCCAGCTACAGCGTCAGGCCGGATGGGCCGGGAGCCCCACGAGGCAGGCGATTCACCTTCACA GCGGAGCACCCAGGCATGAGGACCTATGTCCTTGCAGCTGACACACTGGAGGACCTGAGAGGCTGGCTGCGGGCTCTGGGGAGGGCCTCTCGTGCTGAGGGGGAAGACGG TGGCCTACCCAGGTCACCTGTACGACCCCAGCCCGGGGAAGGACCCGGGGGACCCGGGGGACCCCCAGAAGTgagcagaagggaagaggggcGCATCTCGGAATCACCAGAGGTAGCTCGGCTCTCCAGAGGTCGTGGCAGACAAGGAATGTACACGCTCAGCCCTGCAGCTGATCTTCCGTCGGACACGTGGAGTAGGAGGACCAGGAGCCCAGA GCTGTTCTCATCCCTCTCCCGCCCGCCCTCCCCTCTGAGCCTTCCCCGTCCTCGTTCTGCCCCGGCGCGGCGACCCCCTCTCTCAGCAGGAGACGCATCATCTCCCGCCCGGCCTCACACTCCCCTGAGTCGCATTGATGTCCGACCTCCTCTGGATTGGGGACCCCAGAGACAGACCCTCTCCCGACCTCCCACTCCACGCCGAGGACCCTCCTCCGAGGGTCGGCCACCCAGGAGTCCCCAGCCCTGGAGACAGGAGCCTAGAACTCAG TCTACCCAGGCCTCTTCTGGTTCTTCCACCTATCTCCAGCTGCCCCCAAGGCCACCCGGGACCCGGGCCTCCATGATTTTGCTG CCAGGCCCCCCAGCAGACTCAATTTCGCATCAGAGCTTGGAAACAGAC ACACTGCTGACCAAGCTGTGTGGGCAGGACCGGCTCCTGAGGCGGATCCAGGAGGATCTGgacaagaggcaggaggagaag GAGCAGCTAGAGGCAGCCTTGGAGCTGACTCGGCAGCAGCTGGGCCAAGCTACCAGGGAGGCTGCGGCTTCGGGGAAGGCCTGGGGTCGCCAACGCCTTCTGCAGGACCGGCTGGTGAATGTGAGGGCCGCTCTGTGTCACCTGGCTCAG gaGCGAGAGCAGGTTTGGGACACGTACAGCAGCCTGGAGCAGGACCTGGGCACCTTAAGGGAGACTCTTGAATACCTCCTGCACCTCGGGTCCCCCCAG GACCGAGCAGCtgctcagcagcagctgtggatgGTGGAGGACACGCTGGCAGGTCTAGGTGGCCCCCAGAAACAGCCCTCACATACTGAGCCCAAGTCTCCATCCCCTGCACCCCAAGGAGAAGAGTCATCAGAGCGAGAG agcCTTCCAGAGTCACTGGagcttagctcctctcagtcccctGAGGTGGACTGGGGTCGACCCCCGGGAGGTGACAGAGCCCTCCTCAGCCCTCGCTCAG GTGTTGGGTCTCCAAGGGTCTCACGGGCGTCCAGCCCTGAAGGTCGTCCGCCCTCATCCCCACTGCTGAAAACTAAG GCCCCGGTGGCGCGGCCCCGCATGAGTGCCCAGGAGCAGCTGGAGCGCATGCGCAGAAACCAAGCCTGTGGGCTTCCTCTCCCTCGCCCCGCCTCCCCGAGGCTCCTGACCCTGGGGAGGGCACTGTCCCCAGCCGGACGCCAGCCTGACTTGGAGCAGAGGGTGAGGAGA TTCCAGGCACTCCACAACCTACATGCCAACATCTGGAGGCCACCGGGAGCGGGTCCTCAGTCTCTCCCAGGCTCTAGCTACAGAGGCTTCCCAGTGGCACAGGCTGATGACGG GCTCTCCAGGGGGAAGCCCAGACCCCAGGGGAGACTGTCTCCCGCCAGGCTCACAAGCTCCCAGTGA
- the Plekha4 gene encoding pleckstrin homology domain-containing family A member 4 isoform X1 — translation MEQGRPRSSLSLASSTSTTSSLSSPSTKKPTRAVHKVHAFGKRNNALRRDPNLPVHIRGWLHKQDSSGLRLWKRRWFVLSGHCLFYYKDSREESVLGSVLLPSYSVRPDGPGAPRGRRFTFTAEHPGMRTYVLAADTLEDLRGWLRALGRASRAEGEDGGLPRSPVRPQPGEGPGGPGGPPEVSRREEGRISESPEVARLSRGRGRQGMYTLSPAADLPSDTWSRRTRSPELFSSLSRPPSPLSLPRPRSAPARRPPLSAGDASSPARPHTPLSRIDVRPPLDWGPQRQTLSRPPTPRRGPSSEGRPPRSPQPWRQEPRTQSTQASSGSSTYLQLPPRPPGTRASMILLPGPPADSISHQSLETDTLLTKLCGQDRLLRRIQEDLDKRQEEKEQLEAALELTRQQLGQATREAAASGKAWGRQRLLQDRLVNVRAALCHLAQEREQVWDTYSSLEQDLGTLRETLEYLLHLGSPQDRAAAQQQLWMVEDTLAGLGGPQKQPSHTEPKSPSPAPQGEESSERESLPESLELSSSQSPEVDWGRPPGGDRALLSPRSGVGSPRVSRASSPEGRPPSSPLLKTKAPVARPRMSAQEQLERMRRNQACGLPLPRPASPRLLTLGRALSPAGRQPDLEQRANDRSCLKPNVEDQRRDTQPVVGAAKWLRSSGSWSSSRHSTTYMPTSGGHRERVLSLSQALATEASQWHRLMTGSPGGSPDPRGDCLPPGSQAPSEELPQVTLSPASHKANSATTGFSCPGSRPGLAQWEAGWDPGNTPPAPLQDEGTWPLRVTLLQSSF, via the exons GATAGCTCAGGCCTCCGGCTGTGGAAACGCCGTTGGTTCGTCCTCTCCGGTCACTGCCTCTTCTACTACAAGG ACAGCAGAGAAGAGAGTGTCCTGGGCAGTGTACTGTTGCCCAGCTACAGCGTCAGGCCGGATGGGCCGGGAGCCCCACGAGGCAGGCGATTCACCTTCACA GCGGAGCACCCAGGCATGAGGACCTATGTCCTTGCAGCTGACACACTGGAGGACCTGAGAGGCTGGCTGCGGGCTCTGGGGAGGGCCTCTCGTGCTGAGGGGGAAGACGG TGGCCTACCCAGGTCACCTGTACGACCCCAGCCCGGGGAAGGACCCGGGGGACCCGGGGGACCCCCAGAAGTgagcagaagggaagaggggcGCATCTCGGAATCACCAGAGGTAGCTCGGCTCTCCAGAGGTCGTGGCAGACAAGGAATGTACACGCTCAGCCCTGCAGCTGATCTTCCGTCGGACACGTGGAGTAGGAGGACCAGGAGCCCAGA GCTGTTCTCATCCCTCTCCCGCCCGCCCTCCCCTCTGAGCCTTCCCCGTCCTCGTTCTGCCCCGGCGCGGCGACCCCCTCTCTCAGCAGGAGACGCATCATCTCCCGCCCGGCCTCACACTCCCCTGAGTCGCATTGATGTCCGACCTCCTCTGGATTGGGGACCCCAGAGACAGACCCTCTCCCGACCTCCCACTCCACGCCGAGGACCCTCCTCCGAGGGTCGGCCACCCAGGAGTCCCCAGCCCTGGAGACAGGAGCCTAGAACTCAG TCTACCCAGGCCTCTTCTGGTTCTTCCACCTATCTCCAGCTGCCCCCAAGGCCACCCGGGACCCGGGCCTCCATGATTTTGCTG CCAGGCCCCCCAGCAGACTCAATTTCGCATCAGAGCTTGGAAACAGAC ACACTGCTGACCAAGCTGTGTGGGCAGGACCGGCTCCTGAGGCGGATCCAGGAGGATCTGgacaagaggcaggaggagaag GAGCAGCTAGAGGCAGCCTTGGAGCTGACTCGGCAGCAGCTGGGCCAAGCTACCAGGGAGGCTGCGGCTTCGGGGAAGGCCTGGGGTCGCCAACGCCTTCTGCAGGACCGGCTGGTGAATGTGAGGGCCGCTCTGTGTCACCTGGCTCAG gaGCGAGAGCAGGTTTGGGACACGTACAGCAGCCTGGAGCAGGACCTGGGCACCTTAAGGGAGACTCTTGAATACCTCCTGCACCTCGGGTCCCCCCAG GACCGAGCAGCtgctcagcagcagctgtggatgGTGGAGGACACGCTGGCAGGTCTAGGTGGCCCCCAGAAACAGCCCTCACATACTGAGCCCAAGTCTCCATCCCCTGCACCCCAAGGAGAAGAGTCATCAGAGCGAGAG agcCTTCCAGAGTCACTGGagcttagctcctctcagtcccctGAGGTGGACTGGGGTCGACCCCCGGGAGGTGACAGAGCCCTCCTCAGCCCTCGCTCAG GTGTTGGGTCTCCAAGGGTCTCACGGGCGTCCAGCCCTGAAGGTCGTCCGCCCTCATCCCCACTGCTGAAAACTAAG GCCCCGGTGGCGCGGCCCCGCATGAGTGCCCAGGAGCAGCTGGAGCGCATGCGCAGAAACCAAGCCTGTGGGCTTCCTCTCCCTCGCCCCGCCTCCCCGAGGCTCCTGACCCTGGGGAGGGCACTGTCCCCAGCCGGACGCCAGCCTGACTTGGAGCAGAGG GCTAATgacagatcttgtctcaaaccaaACGTGGAGGACCAGAGGAGGGACACCCAG CCTGTTGTAGGAGCTGCGAAATGGCTCAGGAGTTCTGGGTCCTGGAGTAG TTCCAGGCACTCCACAACCTACATGCCAACATCTGGAGGCCACCGGGAGCGGGTCCTCAGTCTCTCCCAGGCTCTAGCTACAGAGGCTTCCCAGTGGCACAGGCTGATGACGG GCTCTCCAGGGGGAAGCCCAGACCCCAGGGGAGACTGTCTCCCGCCAGGCTCACAAGCTCCCAGTGAAGAATTGCCCCAGGTCACCTTGTCCCCAGCTTCTCACAAGGCTAACTCTGCTACCACAGGGTTCTCATGCCCAGGGAGCAGGCCAGGCCTGGCCCAGTGGGAAGCGGGCTGGGACCCTGGGAACACCCCTCCCGCTCCCCTGCAGGATGAGGGGACATGGCCCCTGAGAGTCACTCTCCTGCAGTCCAGCTTTTGA
- the Plekha4 gene encoding pleckstrin homology domain-containing family A member 4 isoform X2, giving the protein MEQGRPRSSLSLASSTSTTSSLSSPSTKKPTRAVHKVHAFGKRNNALRRDPNLPVHIRGWLHKQDSSGLRLWKRRWFVLSGHCLFYYKDSREESVLGSVLLPSYSVRPDGPGAPRGRRFTFTAEHPGMRTYVLAADTLEDLRGWLRALGRASRAEGEDGGLPRSPVRPQPGEGPGGPGGPPEVSRREEGRISESPEVARLSRGRGRQGMYTLSPAADLPSDTWSRRTRSPELFSSLSRPPSPLSLPRPRSAPARRPPLSAGDASSPARPHTPLSRIDVRPPLDWGPQRQTLSRPPTPRRGPSSEGRPPRSPQPWRQEPRTQSTQASSGSSTYLQLPPRPPGTRASMILLPGPPADSISHQSLETDTLLTKLCGQDRLLRRIQEDLDKRQEEKEQLEAALELTRQQLGQATREAAASGKAWGRQRLLQDRLVNVRAALCHLAQEREQVWDTYSSLEQDLGTLRETLEYLLHLGSPQDRAAAQQQLWMVEDTLAGLGGPQKQPSHTEPKSPSPAPQGEESSERESLPESLELSSSQSPEVDWGRPPGGVGSPRVSRASSPEGRPPSSPLLKTKAPVARPRMSAQEQLERMRRNQACGLPLPRPASPRLLTLGRALSPAGRQPDLEQRANDRSCLKPNVEDQRRDTQPVVGAAKWLRSSGSWSSSRHSTTYMPTSGGHRERVLSLSQALATEASQWHRLMTGSPGGSPDPRGDCLPPGSQAPSEELPQVTLSPASHKANSATTGFSCPGSRPGLAQWEAGWDPGNTPPAPLQDEGTWPLRVTLLQSSF; this is encoded by the exons GATAGCTCAGGCCTCCGGCTGTGGAAACGCCGTTGGTTCGTCCTCTCCGGTCACTGCCTCTTCTACTACAAGG ACAGCAGAGAAGAGAGTGTCCTGGGCAGTGTACTGTTGCCCAGCTACAGCGTCAGGCCGGATGGGCCGGGAGCCCCACGAGGCAGGCGATTCACCTTCACA GCGGAGCACCCAGGCATGAGGACCTATGTCCTTGCAGCTGACACACTGGAGGACCTGAGAGGCTGGCTGCGGGCTCTGGGGAGGGCCTCTCGTGCTGAGGGGGAAGACGG TGGCCTACCCAGGTCACCTGTACGACCCCAGCCCGGGGAAGGACCCGGGGGACCCGGGGGACCCCCAGAAGTgagcagaagggaagaggggcGCATCTCGGAATCACCAGAGGTAGCTCGGCTCTCCAGAGGTCGTGGCAGACAAGGAATGTACACGCTCAGCCCTGCAGCTGATCTTCCGTCGGACACGTGGAGTAGGAGGACCAGGAGCCCAGA GCTGTTCTCATCCCTCTCCCGCCCGCCCTCCCCTCTGAGCCTTCCCCGTCCTCGTTCTGCCCCGGCGCGGCGACCCCCTCTCTCAGCAGGAGACGCATCATCTCCCGCCCGGCCTCACACTCCCCTGAGTCGCATTGATGTCCGACCTCCTCTGGATTGGGGACCCCAGAGACAGACCCTCTCCCGACCTCCCACTCCACGCCGAGGACCCTCCTCCGAGGGTCGGCCACCCAGGAGTCCCCAGCCCTGGAGACAGGAGCCTAGAACTCAG TCTACCCAGGCCTCTTCTGGTTCTTCCACCTATCTCCAGCTGCCCCCAAGGCCACCCGGGACCCGGGCCTCCATGATTTTGCTG CCAGGCCCCCCAGCAGACTCAATTTCGCATCAGAGCTTGGAAACAGAC ACACTGCTGACCAAGCTGTGTGGGCAGGACCGGCTCCTGAGGCGGATCCAGGAGGATCTGgacaagaggcaggaggagaag GAGCAGCTAGAGGCAGCCTTGGAGCTGACTCGGCAGCAGCTGGGCCAAGCTACCAGGGAGGCTGCGGCTTCGGGGAAGGCCTGGGGTCGCCAACGCCTTCTGCAGGACCGGCTGGTGAATGTGAGGGCCGCTCTGTGTCACCTGGCTCAG gaGCGAGAGCAGGTTTGGGACACGTACAGCAGCCTGGAGCAGGACCTGGGCACCTTAAGGGAGACTCTTGAATACCTCCTGCACCTCGGGTCCCCCCAG GACCGAGCAGCtgctcagcagcagctgtggatgGTGGAGGACACGCTGGCAGGTCTAGGTGGCCCCCAGAAACAGCCCTCACATACTGAGCCCAAGTCTCCATCCCCTGCACCCCAAGGAGAAGAGTCATCAGAGCGAGAG agcCTTCCAGAGTCACTGGagcttagctcctctcagtcccctGAGGTGGACTGGGGTCGACCCCCGGGAG GTGTTGGGTCTCCAAGGGTCTCACGGGCGTCCAGCCCTGAAGGTCGTCCGCCCTCATCCCCACTGCTGAAAACTAAG GCCCCGGTGGCGCGGCCCCGCATGAGTGCCCAGGAGCAGCTGGAGCGCATGCGCAGAAACCAAGCCTGTGGGCTTCCTCTCCCTCGCCCCGCCTCCCCGAGGCTCCTGACCCTGGGGAGGGCACTGTCCCCAGCCGGACGCCAGCCTGACTTGGAGCAGAGG GCTAATgacagatcttgtctcaaaccaaACGTGGAGGACCAGAGGAGGGACACCCAG CCTGTTGTAGGAGCTGCGAAATGGCTCAGGAGTTCTGGGTCCTGGAGTAG TTCCAGGCACTCCACAACCTACATGCCAACATCTGGAGGCCACCGGGAGCGGGTCCTCAGTCTCTCCCAGGCTCTAGCTACAGAGGCTTCCCAGTGGCACAGGCTGATGACGG GCTCTCCAGGGGGAAGCCCAGACCCCAGGGGAGACTGTCTCCCGCCAGGCTCACAAGCTCCCAGTGAAGAATTGCCCCAGGTCACCTTGTCCCCAGCTTCTCACAAGGCTAACTCTGCTACCACAGGGTTCTCATGCCCAGGGAGCAGGCCAGGCCTGGCCCAGTGGGAAGCGGGCTGGGACCCTGGGAACACCCCTCCCGCTCCCCTGCAGGATGAGGGGACATGGCCCCTGAGAGTCACTCTCCTGCAGTCCAGCTTTTGA
- the Plekha4 gene encoding pleckstrin homology domain-containing family A member 4 isoform X5 has product MEQGRPRSSLSLASSTSTTSSLSSPSTKKPTRAVHKVHAFGKRNNALRRDPNLPVHIRGWLHKQDSSGLRLWKRRWFVLSGHCLFYYKDSREESVLGSVLLPSYSVRPDGPGAPRGRRFTFTAEHPGMRTYVLAADTLEDLRGWLRALGRASRAEGEDGGLPRSPVRPQPGEGPGGPGGPPEVSRREEGRISESPEVARLSRGRGRQGMYTLSPAADLPSDTWSRRTRSPELFSSLSRPPSPLSLPRPRSAPARRPPLSAGDASSPARPHTPLSRIDVRPPLDWGPQRQTLSRPPTPRRGPSSEGRPPRSPQPWRQEPRTQSTQASSGSSTYLQLPPRPPGTRASMILLPGPPADSISHQSLETDTLLTKLCGQDRLLRRIQEDLDKRQEEKEQLEAALELTRQQLGQATREAAASGKAWGRQRLLQDRLVNVRAALCHLAQEREQVWDTYSSLEQDLGTLRETLEYLLHLGSPQDRAAAQQQLWMVEDTLAGLGGPQKQPSHTEPKSPSPAPQGEESSERESLPESLELSSSQSPEVDWGRPPGGDRALLSPRSGVGSPRVSRASSPEGRPPSSPLLKTKAPVARPRMSAQEQLERMRRNQACGLPLPRPASPRLLTLGRALSPAGRQPDLEQRFQALHNLHANIWRPPGAGPQSLPGSSYRGFPVAQADDGLSRGKPRPQGRLSPARLTSSQ; this is encoded by the exons GATAGCTCAGGCCTCCGGCTGTGGAAACGCCGTTGGTTCGTCCTCTCCGGTCACTGCCTCTTCTACTACAAGG ACAGCAGAGAAGAGAGTGTCCTGGGCAGTGTACTGTTGCCCAGCTACAGCGTCAGGCCGGATGGGCCGGGAGCCCCACGAGGCAGGCGATTCACCTTCACA GCGGAGCACCCAGGCATGAGGACCTATGTCCTTGCAGCTGACACACTGGAGGACCTGAGAGGCTGGCTGCGGGCTCTGGGGAGGGCCTCTCGTGCTGAGGGGGAAGACGG TGGCCTACCCAGGTCACCTGTACGACCCCAGCCCGGGGAAGGACCCGGGGGACCCGGGGGACCCCCAGAAGTgagcagaagggaagaggggcGCATCTCGGAATCACCAGAGGTAGCTCGGCTCTCCAGAGGTCGTGGCAGACAAGGAATGTACACGCTCAGCCCTGCAGCTGATCTTCCGTCGGACACGTGGAGTAGGAGGACCAGGAGCCCAGA GCTGTTCTCATCCCTCTCCCGCCCGCCCTCCCCTCTGAGCCTTCCCCGTCCTCGTTCTGCCCCGGCGCGGCGACCCCCTCTCTCAGCAGGAGACGCATCATCTCCCGCCCGGCCTCACACTCCCCTGAGTCGCATTGATGTCCGACCTCCTCTGGATTGGGGACCCCAGAGACAGACCCTCTCCCGACCTCCCACTCCACGCCGAGGACCCTCCTCCGAGGGTCGGCCACCCAGGAGTCCCCAGCCCTGGAGACAGGAGCCTAGAACTCAG TCTACCCAGGCCTCTTCTGGTTCTTCCACCTATCTCCAGCTGCCCCCAAGGCCACCCGGGACCCGGGCCTCCATGATTTTGCTG CCAGGCCCCCCAGCAGACTCAATTTCGCATCAGAGCTTGGAAACAGAC ACACTGCTGACCAAGCTGTGTGGGCAGGACCGGCTCCTGAGGCGGATCCAGGAGGATCTGgacaagaggcaggaggagaag GAGCAGCTAGAGGCAGCCTTGGAGCTGACTCGGCAGCAGCTGGGCCAAGCTACCAGGGAGGCTGCGGCTTCGGGGAAGGCCTGGGGTCGCCAACGCCTTCTGCAGGACCGGCTGGTGAATGTGAGGGCCGCTCTGTGTCACCTGGCTCAG gaGCGAGAGCAGGTTTGGGACACGTACAGCAGCCTGGAGCAGGACCTGGGCACCTTAAGGGAGACTCTTGAATACCTCCTGCACCTCGGGTCCCCCCAG GACCGAGCAGCtgctcagcagcagctgtggatgGTGGAGGACACGCTGGCAGGTCTAGGTGGCCCCCAGAAACAGCCCTCACATACTGAGCCCAAGTCTCCATCCCCTGCACCCCAAGGAGAAGAGTCATCAGAGCGAGAG agcCTTCCAGAGTCACTGGagcttagctcctctcagtcccctGAGGTGGACTGGGGTCGACCCCCGGGAGGTGACAGAGCCCTCCTCAGCCCTCGCTCAG GTGTTGGGTCTCCAAGGGTCTCACGGGCGTCCAGCCCTGAAGGTCGTCCGCCCTCATCCCCACTGCTGAAAACTAAG GCCCCGGTGGCGCGGCCCCGCATGAGTGCCCAGGAGCAGCTGGAGCGCATGCGCAGAAACCAAGCCTGTGGGCTTCCTCTCCCTCGCCCCGCCTCCCCGAGGCTCCTGACCCTGGGGAGGGCACTGTCCCCAGCCGGACGCCAGCCTGACTTGGAGCAGAGG TTCCAGGCACTCCACAACCTACATGCCAACATCTGGAGGCCACCGGGAGCGGGTCCTCAGTCTCTCCCAGGCTCTAGCTACAGAGGCTTCCCAGTGGCACAGGCTGATGACGG GCTCTCCAGGGGGAAGCCCAGACCCCAGGGGAGACTGTCTCCCGCCAGGCTCACAAGCTCCCAGTGA
- the Plekha4 gene encoding pleckstrin homology domain-containing family A member 4 isoform X3 produces MEQGRPRSSLSLASSTSTTSSLSSPSTKKPTRAVHKVHAFGKRNNALRRDPNLPVHIRGWLHKQDSSGLRLWKRRWFVLSGHCLFYYKDSREESVLGSVLLPSYSVRPDGPGAPRGRRFTFTAEHPGMRTYVLAADTLEDLRGWLRALGRASRAEGEDGGLPRSPVRPQPGEGPGGPGGPPEVSRREEGRISESPEVARLSRGRGRQGMYTLSPAADLPSDTWSRRTRSPELFSSLSRPPSPLSLPRPRSAPARRPPLSAGDASSPARPHTPLSRIDVRPPLDWGPQRQTLSRPPTPRRGPSSEGRPPRSPQPWRQEPRTQSTQASSGSSTYLQLPPRPPGTRASMILLPGPPADSISHQSLETDTLLTKLCGQDRLLRRIQEDLDKRQEEKEQLEAALELTRQQLGQATREAAASGKAWGRQRLLQDRLVNVRAALCHLAQEREQVWDTYSSLEQDLGTLRETLEYLLHLGSPQDRAAAQQQLWMVEDTLAGLGGPQKQPSHTEPKSPSPAPQGEESSERESLPESLELSSSQSPEVDWGRPPGGDRALLSPRSGVGSPRVSRASSPEGRPPSSPLLKTKAPVARPRMSAQEQLERMRRNQACGLPLPRPASPRLLTLGRALSPAGRQPDLEQRPVVGAAKWLRSSGSWSSSRHSTTYMPTSGGHRERVLSLSQALATEASQWHRLMTGSPGGSPDPRGDCLPPGSQAPSEELPQVTLSPASHKANSATTGFSCPGSRPGLAQWEAGWDPGNTPPAPLQDEGTWPLRVTLLQSSF; encoded by the exons GATAGCTCAGGCCTCCGGCTGTGGAAACGCCGTTGGTTCGTCCTCTCCGGTCACTGCCTCTTCTACTACAAGG ACAGCAGAGAAGAGAGTGTCCTGGGCAGTGTACTGTTGCCCAGCTACAGCGTCAGGCCGGATGGGCCGGGAGCCCCACGAGGCAGGCGATTCACCTTCACA GCGGAGCACCCAGGCATGAGGACCTATGTCCTTGCAGCTGACACACTGGAGGACCTGAGAGGCTGGCTGCGGGCTCTGGGGAGGGCCTCTCGTGCTGAGGGGGAAGACGG TGGCCTACCCAGGTCACCTGTACGACCCCAGCCCGGGGAAGGACCCGGGGGACCCGGGGGACCCCCAGAAGTgagcagaagggaagaggggcGCATCTCGGAATCACCAGAGGTAGCTCGGCTCTCCAGAGGTCGTGGCAGACAAGGAATGTACACGCTCAGCCCTGCAGCTGATCTTCCGTCGGACACGTGGAGTAGGAGGACCAGGAGCCCAGA GCTGTTCTCATCCCTCTCCCGCCCGCCCTCCCCTCTGAGCCTTCCCCGTCCTCGTTCTGCCCCGGCGCGGCGACCCCCTCTCTCAGCAGGAGACGCATCATCTCCCGCCCGGCCTCACACTCCCCTGAGTCGCATTGATGTCCGACCTCCTCTGGATTGGGGACCCCAGAGACAGACCCTCTCCCGACCTCCCACTCCACGCCGAGGACCCTCCTCCGAGGGTCGGCCACCCAGGAGTCCCCAGCCCTGGAGACAGGAGCCTAGAACTCAG TCTACCCAGGCCTCTTCTGGTTCTTCCACCTATCTCCAGCTGCCCCCAAGGCCACCCGGGACCCGGGCCTCCATGATTTTGCTG CCAGGCCCCCCAGCAGACTCAATTTCGCATCAGAGCTTGGAAACAGAC ACACTGCTGACCAAGCTGTGTGGGCAGGACCGGCTCCTGAGGCGGATCCAGGAGGATCTGgacaagaggcaggaggagaag GAGCAGCTAGAGGCAGCCTTGGAGCTGACTCGGCAGCAGCTGGGCCAAGCTACCAGGGAGGCTGCGGCTTCGGGGAAGGCCTGGGGTCGCCAACGCCTTCTGCAGGACCGGCTGGTGAATGTGAGGGCCGCTCTGTGTCACCTGGCTCAG gaGCGAGAGCAGGTTTGGGACACGTACAGCAGCCTGGAGCAGGACCTGGGCACCTTAAGGGAGACTCTTGAATACCTCCTGCACCTCGGGTCCCCCCAG GACCGAGCAGCtgctcagcagcagctgtggatgGTGGAGGACACGCTGGCAGGTCTAGGTGGCCCCCAGAAACAGCCCTCACATACTGAGCCCAAGTCTCCATCCCCTGCACCCCAAGGAGAAGAGTCATCAGAGCGAGAG agcCTTCCAGAGTCACTGGagcttagctcctctcagtcccctGAGGTGGACTGGGGTCGACCCCCGGGAGGTGACAGAGCCCTCCTCAGCCCTCGCTCAG GTGTTGGGTCTCCAAGGGTCTCACGGGCGTCCAGCCCTGAAGGTCGTCCGCCCTCATCCCCACTGCTGAAAACTAAG GCCCCGGTGGCGCGGCCCCGCATGAGTGCCCAGGAGCAGCTGGAGCGCATGCGCAGAAACCAAGCCTGTGGGCTTCCTCTCCCTCGCCCCGCCTCCCCGAGGCTCCTGACCCTGGGGAGGGCACTGTCCCCAGCCGGACGCCAGCCTGACTTGGAGCAGAGG CCTGTTGTAGGAGCTGCGAAATGGCTCAGGAGTTCTGGGTCCTGGAGTAG TTCCAGGCACTCCACAACCTACATGCCAACATCTGGAGGCCACCGGGAGCGGGTCCTCAGTCTCTCCCAGGCTCTAGCTACAGAGGCTTCCCAGTGGCACAGGCTGATGACGG GCTCTCCAGGGGGAAGCCCAGACCCCAGGGGAGACTGTCTCCCGCCAGGCTCACAAGCTCCCAGTGAAGAATTGCCCCAGGTCACCTTGTCCCCAGCTTCTCACAAGGCTAACTCTGCTACCACAGGGTTCTCATGCCCAGGGAGCAGGCCAGGCCTGGCCCAGTGGGAAGCGGGCTGGGACCCTGGGAACACCCCTCCCGCTCCCCTGCAGGATGAGGGGACATGGCCCCTGAGAGTCACTCTCCTGCAGTCCAGCTTTTGA